One Trichoderma asperellum chromosome 5, complete sequence genomic region harbors:
- a CDS encoding uncharacterized protein (EggNog:ENOG41) produces the protein MVELDSIPSSTLCDVCAGIFKGNWRPQLSGWKREIKTPGAPPDPLHPEPAFGTAYDHGMEPYINRNAAPPTLSYPHHSVEDLRKSGASCALCKTVVLAFDALHPRDNSRIDYMEGRKPYGVAAWSGEEVAKAKGYVFIYTEKDKTSRLVFRYHVYEDWAANRNMDVNPKVGEREGNVKDVTLDMHNLSNTENKHYIDWMDLGSTLERVTKFLDETSDFANILPKSLVRELPTRLLHLTNDSPEPMARLIDGANTSLDVNTPYIALSHSWGNSMPIQLIASRLSEFTNGIAFKDLPATFRESAELALELGVKYLWIDSLCIIQDSPSDWLHEAQHMASVYAFSHLTIAASASKNPTTGLSPSPRPRTVIVRPSWTGFIQEWGLQPGQTLRITNPWYEEFKNTIVSAPLNRRGWTYQEYALAPRVLHCTDGEWWWNGITDGINRETSTEQIMWYSGPGSIIWPDKVSFFNKERRRLTHTPDIYVWDYLTSQYNQRALTKRKDKLVAFGAVAQLYGQVNNLPVDKPGEYVAGAWRSYLPFGLHWSIGENAERHVSTPGSEDAAYVIPSWSWASIDGLVRYHDGKSLKETREEQVKGMPRLVDASVVTEGGPFGPVKSGYIILHGPIFRVRVAKKPNDHKQHAFYRDFKVLRSDGSEAWEHRGQAFSLDSWKGKLDEWVDDREMYFMIADCEEEDKYGSGFAILLERAKDVANEKGVYRRIGSTLFYFDGVQKLMNAVRENGAEALRDGEYIDVDPKTGFCTYKII, from the exons ATGGTAGAATTAGACTCAATCCCATCGTCCACCCTCTGCGATGTCTGCGCCGGCATCTTCAAAGGCAACTGGCGGCCCCAGCTCAGCggctggaaaagagaaatcaaGACTCCCGGCGCACCGCCAGACCCATTGCACCCAGAACCAGCTTTCGGGACGGCATACGACCACGGGATGGAGCCGTACATCAACCGCAACGCCGCCCCGCCGACGCTCTCGTATCCGCACCACTCGGTCGAGGACCTGCGCAAGTCGGGCGCGTCGTGCGCGCTGTGCAAGACGGTGGTGCTGGCGTTTGATGCGCTCCATCCGCGGGACAACAGTCGTATTGATTACATGGAAGGGCGGAAGCCGTATGGCGTAGCGGCGTGGAGCGGGGAGGAGGTTGCAAAGGCGAAGGGCTATGTGTTTATATATACCGAGAAGGATAAGACGAGCCGGCTTGTTTTTAGGTATCACGTGTATGAGGACTGGGCGGCGAATAGGAATATGGATGTGAATCCAAAGGTGGGAGAGCGGGAGGGGAATGTGAAGGATGTGACGCTGGATATGCATA ATCTGTCTAATACGGAGAACAAGCATTACATAGATTGGATGGATTTGGGCAGCACCTTGGAACGGGTCACCAAGTTCCTCGACGAGACGAGCGACTTTGCCAACATCCTCCCAAAGAGTCTTGTGAGAGAGCTCCCGACAAGACTTCTTCACTTGACAAACGATTCGCCTGAGCCAATGGCGCGGCTGATCGATGGAGCCAACACATCGCTAGACGTTAATACCCCGTATATCGCCCTTTCTCATAGCTGGGGCAACTCCATGCCTATTCAGCTAATCGCCTCAAGGCTGTCCGAGTTTACCAATGGGATTGCGTTCAAGGACTTGCCCGCCACGTTTCGCGAGTCCGCGGAATTGGCCCTGGAACTGGGTGTCAAATACCTCTGGATCGATTCCCTATGCATCATACAAGACTCTCCATCCGACTGGCTCCATGAAGCACAGCATATGGCTTCCGTATATGCCTTTTCTCATCTCACAATTGCAGCCTCGGCTTCCAAGAACCCCACGACGGGGCTATCGCCGAGCCCTCGGCCTCGCACCGTCATCGTCCGCCCGTCCTGGACGGGCTTCATCCAGGAATGGGGCTTACAGCCCGGCCAGACGCTCCGCATCACCAACCCGTGGTATGAAGAATTCAAAAATACCATTGTTTCGGCTCCTCTGAATCGCCGTGGGTGGACGTATCAGGAATACGCGCTGGCTCCTCGTGTGCTGCACTGCACGGACGGCGAATGGTGGTGGAATGGCATCACTGATGGCATTAATCGTGAGACTTCCACCGAGCAGATCATGTGGTACAGTGGCCCTGGAAGTATCATCTGGCCAGATAAAGTTTCATTTTTCAATAAAGAGAGGCGGCGATTGACCCACACCCCAGACATCTATGTCTGGGACTATCTCACATCCCAATACAACCAACGCGCTCTTACGAAACGCAAAGACAAGCTTGTTGCGTTTGGAGCAGTGGCTCAGTTATACGGCCAGGTAAACAACCTGCCTGTGGATAAACCTGGCGAATATGTCGCCGGTGCATGGCGAAGCTACCTACCATTTGGACTTCATTGGAGTATAGGGGAAAATGCCGAACGCCACGTGAGCACGCCGGGGTCCGAAGATGCAGCGTATGTGATTCCGTCATGGTCGTGGGCGTCTATAGACGGATTGGTCCGTTATCACGACGGCAAGTCGCTCAAGGAGACGCGAGAGGAGCAAGTCAAGGGCATGCCGCGACTGGTGGACGCGAGCGTAGTAACAGAAGGCGGGCCGTTCGGTCCAGTCAAGAGCGGCTACATCATACTGCATGGGCCAATCTTTCGGGTTCGCGTAGCCAAGAAACCCAACGACCACAAGCAACATGCATTTTACCGCGACTTCAAGGTCCTGCGAAGCGACGGTTCGGAAGCGTGGGAGCATAGAGGACAGGCCTTCTCGCTTGACTCGTGGAAAGGCAAGCTAGACGAGTGGGTTGACGACCGGGAGATGTATTTCATGATTGCCGATTgtgaggaagaggacaaaTATGGGTCTGGATTTGCCATTTTGTTAGAACGTGCCAAAGACGTGGCAAATGAGAAGGGGGTGTACCGGCGCATTGGGTCAACTCTGTTTTATTTTGATGGTGTCCAGAAGCTTATGAATGCTGTGAGGGAAAATGGTGCCGAGGCATTAAGAGATGGGGAATACATTGATGTCGACCCCAAGACCGGCTTTTGCACATACAAAATCATCTAA
- a CDS encoding uncharacterized protein (EggNog:ENOG41) produces MSSWYSNLVTKTSSQISNLRSTLLSSETDGDTEDDTHVCRVLRNYYTEKGRSFPNWLPPDPKAPPPQMTQAVYAQPQVGSRYGGLGGSQQAGGGGLSSLWDNGPAQQQQQPQVPQSLRAGRPATTQPGGSSRDEILRAQAPRSGSYSGPGGPAPAAGSAQDRLKQRLWGTRTTSPSSGGSGPFQPPPNGGSAGGGGGHQSQGSYEDRFAPGGSYDNARGGGGGGGGGGGGQPFVGANSPWSSDGGPYSGGGGGGGGGGAANGVRRKGLPSGPRGYR; encoded by the coding sequence ATGAGTTCCTGGTACTCCAACCTCGTCACCAAAACCTCGTCTCAAATCTCCAACCTGCGCTCCACCCTCCTCTCCAGCGAGACCGATGGCGACACCGAGGACGACACCCACGTCTGCCGCGTCCTGCGCAACTACTACACCGAAAAGGGCCGCTCCTTTCCGAACTGGCTGCCCCCTGACCCCAAGGCACCGCCTCCGCAGATGACGCAGGCCGTGTATGCCCAGCCGCAGGTTGGATCGCGGTACGGCGGGCTCGGCGGATCGCAGcaggccggcggcggcgggctcagcagcctctgggACAATGGGcctgcgcagcagcagcagcagccgcaggtGCCGCAGAGCTTGCGGGCGGGCAGGCCGGCGACGACGCAACCCGGGGGTTCCTCGCGGGACGAAATACTGAGGGCGCAGGCGCCTCGTTCGGGAAGCTATTCTGGCCCTGGCGGCCCGGCTCCCGCTGCTGGCTCGGCGCAGGATCGTTTGAAGCAACGACTTTGGGGAACACGAACCACGAGCCCATCGTCCGGGGGCAGTGGGCCATTCCAACCACCACCGAATGGAGGTTCAGCAGGCGGTGGCGGTGGCCATCAATCTCAGGGCAGCTACGAGGACAGATTTGCACCGGGAGGATCCTACGATAATgcccgaggaggaggcggtggcggcggcggcggcggcggcggtcaGCCTTTTGTAGGCGCAAACTCCCCATGGTCTAGCGACGGCGGACCTTAttcaggaggaggagggggaggaggaggaggaggagccgcCAATGGAGTCCGGAGAAAAGGCCTGCCCAGCGGTCCAAGGGGGTacagatga
- a CDS encoding uncharacterized protein (BUSCO:EOG092D3LA8), producing MASDEIVWQIINQQFCAFKLKTEKQQNFCRNEHNVTGLCNRQSCPLANSRYATIRQHPTKDTLYLYMKTVERAHLPSKMWERIKLSNNYTKALEQIDERLIYWPKFLIHKCKQRLTRLTQVQIRMRRIAAEDERLGEKLVPKLAPKVRHREATRERKAEAAAKLERTIERELLERLRQGAYGDQPLNVSEDIWKKVLNAMEKGGEGERDEDMDKGIESDEEFDGIAESEDEDADAAVEYVSDAEESEDELEDLEDWLESEDEEEEEEEDSDESEAEKAGSKRKRGKVTKMKNKRPKQQEKEKLALTNDLAW from the exons ATGGCTTCCGACGAGATTGTGTGGCAAATCATAAATCAGCAGTTTTGCGCCTTCAAATTAAA AAcggagaagcagcaaaacTTCTGCCGCAATGAACACAACGTCACTGGACTGTGCAATCGCCAGTCTTGTCCTCTCGCCAACTCGCGATATGCCACCATTCGGCAACATCCGACCAAGGATACGCTATACCTCTACATGAAGACTGTCGAGCGAGCGCATCTGCCCTCCAAAATGTGGGAGCGCATCAAGTTGTCCAACAACTACACAAAGGCTCTGGAGCAGATTGACGAGAGGCTCATCTACTGGCCCAAATTCTTAATTCACAAATGCAAGCAGCGACTCACTCGCCTGACGCAGGTGCAGATTCGCATGCGAAGAATCGCCGCCGAAGATGAGCGACTGGGAGAGAAGCTGGTTCCTAAACTGGCCCCCAAGGTCAGGCACCGTGAGGCGACAAGAGAACGCAAGGCCGAGGCCGCGGCCAAGCTGGAGAGGACAATCGAGAGAGAGCTACTTGAGCGTCTGAGACAGGGCGCCTACGGAGACCAACCCTTGAACGTCAGCGAGGATATTTGGAAGAAGGTGCTGAATGCCATGGAGAAGGGCGGCGAGGGTGAGCGAGACGAGGATATGGACAAGGGCATCGAATCTGACGAGGAGTTTGATGGAATTGCCGAAagcgaggacgaggatgccgATGCTGCCGTTGAGTACGTCTCTGACGCTGAGGAGAGCGAGGATGAGCTCGAAGACCTTGAAGACTGGCTGGAGagcgaggacgaagaggaggaggaggaggaggacagcGATGAGTCCGAAGCGGAAAAGGCTGGCAGCAAGCGCAAGCGTGGCAAGGtcaccaagatgaagaacaaGCGACCgaagcagcaggagaaggagaagctggccCTGACCAACGACCTGGCCTGGTAA
- a CDS encoding uncharacterized protein (EggNog:ENOG41~TransMembrane:4 (o6-25i32-52o72-91i103-123o)), whose amino-acid sequence MPTAGLKTIIALSFVLAVGFLLVILSCALYKVYYPLLVVATYVLAPLPNWICGRCANPDDFVESGGAAVLDVGRFFTGFFVVMGIALPAVLAHSDLIRVEAMIMSITGGLLIYGTIISFGMFFQEEQEF is encoded by the exons ATGCCTACCGCCGGCCTCAAGACCATTATCGCCCTGTCCTTCGTCCTCGCCGTAGGattcctcctcgtcatcctgtCCTGCGCTCTCTACAAGGTCTACTACCCGCTGCTCGTCGTCGCCACGTACGTCCTCGCGCCGCTGCCGAACTGGATCTGCGGCCGATGCGCGAATCCGGATGACTTTGTCGAGAGCGGCGGCGCTGCCGTTCTTGACGTAGGGAGATTTTTCACTGGCTTTTTCGTTGTTATGGGTATCG CCCTTCCCGCCGTCCTCGCGCATTCCGATCTCATCCGAGTCGAAGCCATGATCATGTCCATCACCGGCGGCTTGTTGATTTACGGAaccatcatcagcttcggCATGTTCTTCCAAGAAGAACAGGagttttaa
- a CDS encoding uncharacterized protein (EggNog:ENOG41~SECRETED:SignalP(1-22)~TransMembrane:7 (o6-22i114-134o192-211i242-260o314-332i344-365o371-391i)), whose product MTVGAFLEPLVVVTLLFGGAWFNRNKDYNFWEGTQGWGGHKRRDDVEIKPNSTDVPSPRSPTWSPGSSSPTLSADDESVWSLTSRRRKIQFFGHNKIVTTPNTLVFKDRFLSRVLQKFPFLVEAWYWALIYWVYQLGRAFTAVTIVQGTVHVARKHALKLIHLEQRLGIFWEVSFQQWFLKHPILLHWINRVYSFIHIPGTIFFLVALFYLTTSRKRQARTGHVRNDFVSAGPALYEARRRTMAMCNLIAFVVFTLWPCMPPRLLSDPTYNGADAVEAKSFGFVDTVHSNAGESSVWTTNKFCNQYAAMPSLHFGYSLLIGLTIATIPINGVRPNSWKRAAISVLGLSYPALIFTAIVATANHFILDAVAGAIVCGIAWNANGLLLNLCVLEDHFLWIVRIHKPVNYTDPETAVEPEYHSVLLSEEV is encoded by the exons ATGACTGTTGGCGCGTTCTTGGAACCGCTCGTGGTTGTAACGCTTCTGTTTGGCGGTGCCTGGTTTAACAGAAACAAGGACTACAACTTTTGGGAGGGCACCCAAGGCTGGGGTGGCCACAAACGACGGGATGATGTTGAAATAAAACCCAACTCAACAGATGTTCCCTCTCCTAGGAGTCCAACTTGGAGTCCGggttcttcttcgccaacaCTCTCTGCCGATGACGAATCAGTCTGGTCTCTTACGTCGCGACGGCGCAAGATTCAATTCTTTGGGCACAACAAGATCGTGACAACTCCGAACACTCTTGTGTTTAAAGATCGATTTTTGAGTCGAGTCCTCCAGAAATTCCCGTTCCTGGTTGAAGCATGGTATTGGGCTCTGATATACTGG GTATATCAACTAGGTCGAGCTTTTACCGCTGTTACCATTGTGCAAGGCACCGTCCACGTCGCTCGAAAGCATGCTCTCAAGCTGATTCATCTGGAGCAACGACTCGGTATCTTTTGGGAAGTGTCCTTTCAGCAATGGTTTTTGAAACACCCAATTCTGCTGCACTGGATCAACCGTGTATATTCCTTTATCCATATTCCTGGCACGATCTTTTTCTTGGTAGCTTTGTTTTACCTTACTACCAGTCGAAAGCGTCAAGCAAGGACTGGCCACGTACGAAACGACTTTGTCTCGGCTGGCCCTGCATTATACGAAGCCAGACGCCGGACGATGGCTATGTGCAACTTGATTGCCTTTGTTGTGTTCACTCTGTGGCCGTGCATGCCCCCTCGACTGTTGAGTGATCCAACCTATAATGGGGCCGATGCTGTAGAGGCGAAGAGTTTCGGCTTTGTTGACACTGTACACAGCAATGCTGGCGAGAGCAGTGTCTGGACAACAAACAAGTTTTGCAACCAATATG CTGCCATGCCATCTCTGCATTTCGGCTATTCGCTCCTTATCGGGTTGACCATCGCAACTATCCCCATCAATGGAGTCCGACCCAATTCATGGAAGCGGGCTGCCATTTCTGTTCTCGGCCTGTCGTACCCAGCATTGATCTTCACAGCCATCGTGGCGACTGCGAATCATTTCATCTTGGATGCCGTTGCTGGAGCAATTGTTTGCGGCATTGCGTGGAACGCGAACGGCCTCTTGTTGAACCTGTGTGTCCTCGAGGACCACTTCTTATGGATTGTACGGATCCACAAGCCCGTCAACTATACTGATCCAGAGACTGCTGTGGAGCCCGAATATCATTCTGTTCTTCTGTCGGAGGAGGTATAG
- a CDS encoding uncharacterized protein (BUSCO:EOG092D1GUU): MSSTPAAQGDSARSTSPAGSFYAMSDDEEGGYNTITHMESGRGVKLLFSKSKVYVHPTPSAKDNICGYIALLQQKGPKRDRPSSSSSADDHDHVASSDLLLAWVPEASLGDSASIYVKVDLSDADSPPKQSYLVPPPPTVTAHSNSIGGYAFAIPVSAIYSLLVRPPSLGWWYGSVIINSRGGDSFPALFFHDDECQSTILQKKKLARDTFDPFGESGQMFWGADEVLRWLRRYIKIERSGAEPNIYLIEPSKEDLESFGARMATTKAKGKADAGSSKNKDAQMDPFMKFVKETGWNLMEKFSKVTTLTRRAAQDLAENPSLPPQVRRLLRNPEVQTLQDEFDSARIYLARWAMGMAEQSERDHRQRIWTVRDVMELEDTDVGEFELLDGVNSLGIEERKQPISIEEWDAFFDPETGRLSISVDEVKEKIFHAGLDPDDGVRKEAWLFLLGVYDWYSTLDERKATIASLRDQYYKLKQSWWDRLEGEGGDGETGEWWREQRGRIEKDVHRTDRNVPIFQGEDTPHPDPNSPFAEVGTNVHLEQMKEMLLTYNEYNKELGYVQGMSDLLAPIYAVIQDDAVAFWAFQMFMERMERNFLLDQSGMRGQLLALDQLVHFMDPKLWDHLESTDSTNFFFFFRMILVWYKREFEWLDVLKLWECLWTDYYSANFHLFIALAILEKHRDVIMTHLKAFDEVLKYVNELSGTIDLESTLIRAEVLFRRFQRLVEAVDKKHNFPAPRTESPGQSASATSPGRKPAPKGKANSGSPKPERIITPELRKLLSRKVEVLEKKPKATLKAEGSAGSK, translated from the exons ATGAGCTCAACACCAGCAGCCCAGGGCGACTCAGCCCGATCAACCTCGCCGGCAGGGAGCTTCTATGCTATgagcgacgacgaagagggcGGCTACAACACCATCACGCATATGGAATCCGGCAGAGGAGTCAAGCTACTGTTCTCGAAGAGCAAG GTGTACGTCCACCCGACGCCGTCTGCAAAAGACAATATCTGTGGCTATATTGCTCTACTGCAGCAAAAGGGACCAAAGCGTGATCGcccgtcttcgtcatcatccgcAGATGACCACGATCATGTCGCATCTTCGGATCTTCTACTTGCCTGGGTTCCCGAGGCATCACTTGGAGATTCAGCGAGCATCTATGTCAAGGTGGACCTCTCCGACGCCGACTCTCCTCCCAAACAGTCGTATCTTGTCCCTCCGCCTCCCACAGTAACCGCTCACAGCAACTCCATCGGCGGCTATGCATTTGCTATCCCCGTCAGCGCGATATACTCTCTATTAGTCCGCCCTCCTAGTCTCGGCTGGTGGTACGGCTCTGTCATCATTAATTCCAGAGGAGGTGATAGCTTTCCCGCTCTCTTTTTCCATGATGACGAGTGTCAGAGTACTATTCttcagaaaaagaagctggcaCGAGATACGTTTGATCCCTTCGGAGAGTCCGGCCAGATGTTTTGGGGCGCAGACGAAGTTCTGCGATGGCTGAGGAGATATATCAAGATTGAGAGATCGGGAGCGGAGCCCAACATTTATCTCATTGAGCCTAGCAAGGAGGACCTGGAAAGCTTTGGCGCTAGAATGGCCACGACAAAAGCCAAAGGAAAGGCCGATGCTGGGAGCtcaaaaaataaagatgctCAGATGGACCCCTTCATGAAATTTGTCAAGGAGACAGGCTGGAATCTCATGGAAAAATTCAGCAAAGTTACCACATTGACAAGGAGGGCAGCTCAAGACTTGGCAGAGAACCCTAGCCTGCCGCCTCAAGTGCGAAGACTGCTGAGAAACCCAGAGGTTCAGACGCTCCAGGATGAATTCGACAGTGCAAGGATATATCTTGCCAGGTGGGCGATGGGCATGGCGGAACAGAGTGAGCGCGATCACAGACAGAGAATATGGACGGTTCGAGATGTCATGGAGCTTGAGGATACTGATGTCGGAGAATTCGAGCTCCTTGATGGCGTGAATTCGCTGGGGATTgaggaaagaaagcagcCGATATCAATAGAGGAGTGGGATGCATTTTTCGATCCCGAAACAGGGCGGCTGTCCATCTCGGTTGATGAGGTCAAAGAAAAGATTTTCCATGCCGGGCTGGATCCCGACGACGGAGTTCGGAAAGAAGCCTGGCTCTTTTTGCTCGGCGTATATGACTGGTATAGTACGCTAGATGAAAGGAAGGCCACGATTGCTTCACTGAGAGACCAGTATTATAAGCTCAAACAATCCTGGTGGGATCGACTggagggagaaggaggagacgGAGAAACGGGCGAATGGTGGCGCGAACAGCGTGGGCGTATCG AGAAGGACGTTCATCGAACTGATCGAAACGTTCCCATCTTCCAAGGAGAGGACACTCCGCACCCAGATCCAAACTCACCATTTGCTGAAGTTGGCACCAATGTCCATCTCGAACAAATGAAGGAGATGCTTCTGACATATAATGAGTACAACAAGGAACTGGGATACGTCCAGGGTATGTCGGATCTCTTGGCACCGATCTATGCTGTGATTCAAGATGATGCGGTAGCTTTCTGGGCGTTCCAAATGTTCATGGAACGCATGGAGCGCAACTTTTTACTCGATCAGTCAGGCATGCGAGGCCAGCTGTTGGCCCTAGACCAGCTTGTTCATTTCATGGACCCGAAGCTATGGGATCATCTAGAAAGCACCGACAGCACcaacttctttttctttttccgcATGATACTCGTATGGTATAAGCGAGAGTTTGAGTGGTTGGATGTGCTCAAGCTTTGGGAGTGTCTGTGGACTGATTACTATAGTGCAAACTTCCATCTTTTCATTGCTCTAGCCATTTTGGAGAAGCACAGAGACGTTATTATGACTCATCTCAAAGCATTTGACGAAGTGCTCAAATATG TGAACGAGCTATCTGGCACTATCGACCTTGAGTCAACTTTGATTCGCGCCGAGGTTCTTTTCCGACGCTTCCAGCGATTGGTTGAGGCAGTCGACAAGAAGCATAACTTCCCGGCTCCAAGGACAGAGAGCCCAGGCCAGAGCGCCTCTGCTACCAGCCCAGGTCGGAAGCCAGCTCCAAAAGGCAAAGCTAATTCTGGCTCACCAAAGCCAGAGCGTATCATTACTCCCGAGTTGAGAAAGCTGCTGAGCCGAAAAGTAGAAGTTTTGGAAAAGAAGCCCAAGGCAACTCTGAAAGCTGAGGGGTCAGCTGGCTCAAAATGA